In the Topomyia yanbarensis strain Yona2022 chromosome 3, ASM3024719v1, whole genome shotgun sequence genome, one interval contains:
- the LOC131691492 gene encoding uncharacterized protein LOC131691492 isoform X2, whose product MVPRLNLVILVDFLIVFVAETFAAMPAPVLEAAEFMQEIKAECQNATGSEKAYQDLLTVLNQDTPRCFTGHVNMSFLQAPVDDMSKQEQSMMLEEICGQIGKALVCMDPVVAKLKPCVTDPDDLEILQKIVDSVPEALKMVCNNSGEMLMKLREPLSRSCAIELAPAVDDCMDEISNKTMETDLKQYTVTECNAVKSTKCEIVSTCAFGTAEL is encoded by the exons ATGGTACCTCGCCTGAATCTAGTAATTCTGGTCGACTTTTTAATCGTGTTTGTGGCAG AAACTTTTGCGGCGATGCCAGCTCCGGTGCTGGAAGCGGCCGAGTTCATGCAGGAGATCAAAGCGGAGTGCCAAAATGCTACCGGAAGTGAGAAAGCCTACCAGGATTTGCTGACCGTGTTGAATCAGGATACTCCCCGATGTTTTACCGGTCACGTGAACATGAGCTTTCTGCAGGCACCGGTGGACGATATGAGTAAGCAGGAGCAGTCCATGATGTTGGAAGA AATCTGCGGTCAAATCGGGAAAGCGTTGGTATGCATGGATCCCGTGGTGGCAAAACTCAAACCTTGTGTGACGGATCCGGATGATTTGGAGATTCTACAGAAAATCGTAGACAGTGTACCGGAAGCGTTGAAGATGGTCTGTAACAACAGTGGCGAGATGCTGATGA AACTACGTGAACCACTTTCCAGATCATGCGCCATAGAACTGGCACCAGCCGTTGACGACTGTATGGATGAGATATCAAACAAGACTATGGAGACGGATCTGAAGCAGTATACGGTTACGGAATGCAA tgcagtgaAATCTACAAAATGCGAGATTGTATCAACATGCGCATTCGGGACTGCGGAGCTTTAA
- the LOC131691492 gene encoding uncharacterized protein LOC131691492 isoform X1, which produces MVPRLNLVILVDFLIVFVAETFAAMPAPVLEAAEFMQEIKAECQNATGSEKAYQDLLTVLNQDTPRCFTGHVNMSFLQAPVDDMSKQEQSMMLEEICGQIGKALVCMDPVVAKLKPCVTDPDDLEILQKIVDSVPEALKMVCNNSGEMLMKLREPLSRSCAIELAPAVDDCMDEISNKTMETDLKQYTVTECNEIYKMRDCINMRIRDCGALTFLELFSLFYRNLLSLTPCK; this is translated from the exons ATGGTACCTCGCCTGAATCTAGTAATTCTGGTCGACTTTTTAATCGTGTTTGTGGCAG AAACTTTTGCGGCGATGCCAGCTCCGGTGCTGGAAGCGGCCGAGTTCATGCAGGAGATCAAAGCGGAGTGCCAAAATGCTACCGGAAGTGAGAAAGCCTACCAGGATTTGCTGACCGTGTTGAATCAGGATACTCCCCGATGTTTTACCGGTCACGTGAACATGAGCTTTCTGCAGGCACCGGTGGACGATATGAGTAAGCAGGAGCAGTCCATGATGTTGGAAGA AATCTGCGGTCAAATCGGGAAAGCGTTGGTATGCATGGATCCCGTGGTGGCAAAACTCAAACCTTGTGTGACGGATCCGGATGATTTGGAGATTCTACAGAAAATCGTAGACAGTGTACCGGAAGCGTTGAAGATGGTCTGTAACAACAGTGGCGAGATGCTGATGA AACTACGTGAACCACTTTCCAGATCATGCGCCATAGAACTGGCACCAGCCGTTGACGACTGTATGGATGAGATATCAAACAAGACTATGGAGACGGATCTGAAGCAGTATACGGTTACGGAATGCAA tgaAATCTACAAAATGCGAGATTGTATCAACATGCGCATTCGGGACTGCGGAGCTTTAACGTTTTTGGAGTTGTTCAGCCTATTCTACCGGAACTTGCTGAGTCTTACGCCGTGTAAATGA